In one window of Cytophagaceae bacterium ABcell3 DNA:
- a CDS encoding MarR family transcriptional regulator produces MRLEDEINQKAFKNQSDKALVNIIYTFNNIDYQLKRFFKKFDLTPQQYNILRILRGSHPDPCCLYVLKDRMLDKMSDASRIVERLRIKQLAMRYRCENDKRIVNVKITPKGTELLAAIDEKLDLIIQGLTENLSNEELKLLNQLLDKLRG; encoded by the coding sequence ATGCGACTTGAAGACGAAATAAACCAAAAAGCCTTTAAGAATCAAAGCGACAAAGCCTTAGTCAATATTATTTATACTTTTAACAATATTGATTACCAGCTCAAACGCTTTTTCAAAAAATTTGACTTAACGCCTCAGCAATATAATATACTTAGAATTTTACGCGGTTCCCACCCAGACCCCTGCTGCCTGTATGTCCTAAAAGATAGGATGCTTGACAAAATGTCGGATGCATCCAGAATAGTAGAACGGTTGCGCATCAAACAATTGGCCATGAGGTACAGGTGCGAAAACGACAAACGAATAGTCAATGTTAAAATCACCCCAAAAGGTACTGAGCTTTTGGCCGCAATTGATGAAAAACTTGATTTAATTATACAAGGACTCACTGAAAATTTGAGCAATGAAGAACTTAAACTCTTAAATCAGCTTTTGGATAAACTAAGAGGATAG
- a CDS encoding M20/M25/M40 family metallo-hydrolase, giving the protein MIAYTNKIPFVIACMLFLFPWNTYAQGQDEIPEYATVLSKFIQYPSETYKEKEAALFLKDFCEQKGFVTEVLIDEDTAYNFAASIYPLSSGKPNIIFFSHIDVVPPGDLSAWKFPPYSGTIHDGLVWGRGAIDCKGMTISQLFSMINIKEWADTLDLPFNVTLLPVTGEETDGFTGAKPISEQFVGKLNPVVMLGEGGGGLKGVIKSQPEKPVFGISTIEKTKLTLNLTMNMKASGHGSVTPDEYAGKEMIFALQRLLKEEPEIKFSPLNAKGLKKLGKYEKGLKGFVQRNATFFCFRPLIKKEIRKDPELMSFFTNTITLTDIHVPEPEHNQVIQEIRATLDCRLMPGTNPNAFIRQIKRSLKDSRIEVETLYEIEAIPQIDAPDLFGNLAEAIEEVYPDALVVEMLFPATTDNNFFRAKNIPVMGLFPAICEQDELNSIHNVNERIQIRSMSDAIEVYTNFAENMMFKEEEKKRRRLLKRIRNKED; this is encoded by the coding sequence ATGATAGCATATACCAATAAAATACCTTTTGTAATTGCTTGCATGCTCTTTTTGTTCCCTTGGAATACCTATGCTCAAGGGCAGGATGAAATTCCTGAGTATGCAACAGTGTTGAGCAAGTTTATTCAATATCCTTCTGAAACCTATAAAGAAAAAGAGGCCGCTTTGTTTCTAAAAGATTTTTGTGAGCAAAAGGGTTTTGTTACAGAGGTACTAATCGATGAGGATACGGCCTATAATTTTGCAGCTTCTATTTATCCTTTGTCTTCAGGGAAGCCTAATATAATATTCTTTAGTCATATCGATGTTGTTCCTCCTGGTGATTTGTCCGCTTGGAAGTTTCCTCCATACTCAGGTACTATTCACGATGGACTGGTTTGGGGGCGAGGTGCGATTGATTGTAAAGGAATGACCATTTCGCAGTTGTTTTCCATGATCAACATTAAGGAGTGGGCGGATACTTTAGACTTACCTTTTAATGTTACTTTGCTGCCGGTTACTGGCGAGGAAACCGATGGTTTTACAGGGGCCAAACCTATCTCTGAGCAATTTGTAGGAAAATTGAACCCTGTGGTTATGCTTGGTGAAGGCGGGGGAGGGCTTAAAGGAGTTATTAAAAGCCAGCCTGAGAAGCCTGTTTTCGGTATCTCAACCATTGAAAAAACTAAGCTTACTTTGAACCTGACCATGAACATGAAGGCCTCCGGTCATGGTTCAGTCACGCCTGATGAATATGCTGGTAAGGAAATGATTTTTGCGCTGCAACGTTTGTTGAAAGAAGAGCCAGAGATAAAATTTTCTCCTCTCAACGCTAAGGGGTTAAAAAAATTAGGTAAGTATGAAAAAGGACTTAAAGGTTTTGTACAGCGAAATGCGACTTTTTTCTGTTTTAGGCCTTTGATCAAAAAAGAAATAAGGAAAGACCCTGAACTTATGTCTTTCTTTACGAATACCATTACATTGACGGATATTCACGTTCCTGAACCTGAGCATAATCAAGTCATTCAGGAAATAAGGGCTACCTTGGACTGCCGTCTTATGCCTGGAACGAATCCCAATGCCTTTATAAGACAAATTAAAAGGAGCCTAAAAGACTCACGCATAGAAGTTGAAACACTTTATGAAATAGAGGCTATTCCTCAAATAGATGCGCCGGACCTCTTCGGTAACCTTGCAGAAGCGATAGAAGAGGTATATCCTGATGCATTGGTGGTGGAAATGCTTTTCCCAGCCACAACAGATAATAACTTTTTTAGGGCAAAAAATATTCCGGTCATGGGCTTGTTCCCTGCAATATGTGAACAGGACGAGTTGAACAGTATTCATAATGTTAATGAGCGAATCCAGATCAGGTCTATGTCAGACGCCATCGAAGTATATACAAATTTTGCTGAAAACATGATGTTTAAGGAAGAAGAAAAGAAGCGCAGACGCTTGCTTAAGCGTATCAGGAACAAAGAAGATTGA
- a CDS encoding HIRAN domain-containing protein — protein MRKETFMQRSEFLKKLMGFLGLLGVSAGSKAYDSPDALDQKGKKLYVLSGFVKGFQYQKADDLLEVMQPGEPLELQREPQNQYDAHAIAIYYAGKKIGYVARVQNKALSNLMDAGILIPEAEIAYVEKCAAPWENIHFAVVAYGKPDKSVEHLRVVQKPEYKSLIQGGDDFYNALVRNSSNNSIYSVIHESFPNGYEFNNAVNDSRILVNTAKLPIRSVPSRLVKNRLKVGDYDP, from the coding sequence ATGAGAAAAGAAACGTTTATGCAGCGAAGCGAATTTTTAAAGAAATTAATGGGCTTTTTAGGCCTGTTGGGAGTATCTGCCGGAAGCAAAGCGTATGACAGTCCTGACGCACTGGATCAGAAAGGAAAGAAACTCTATGTCCTTAGTGGTTTTGTAAAGGGTTTTCAGTATCAAAAAGCGGATGACTTGCTAGAAGTCATGCAGCCGGGTGAACCATTGGAGTTGCAACGCGAACCTCAAAACCAATACGACGCTCATGCTATTGCGATTTATTATGCGGGGAAGAAGATTGGTTATGTGGCCAGGGTGCAGAATAAAGCCTTAAGCAACTTGATGGATGCTGGTATTTTAATCCCGGAGGCAGAAATTGCCTATGTGGAGAAGTGTGCCGCTCCATGGGAGAATATCCATTTTGCTGTTGTTGCTTATGGAAAACCGGATAAATCTGTCGAGCATCTGAGGGTGGTTCAAAAGCCTGAGTATAAATCGCTGATACAAGGGGGAGATGATTTTTATAATGCTTTGGTGAGGAATAGCAGTAACAATAGTATTTATAGCGTTATTCATGAGTCTTTCCCTAATGGATATGAGTTTAATAATGCCGTTAATGACAGTAGAATTCTTGTAAATACTGCAAAGCTGCCAATTAGGTCTGTTCCCTCTAGGTTGGTAAAAAATAGGCTAAAAGTAGGCGATTACGATCCCTAA
- a CDS encoding transposase, with protein MSKRERRSYDHEFKTMAVELHLSGKTSTAVGKELGIGPDLVRRWSREMKTNGAASFPGNGKQNLSEEQKEIHALRKALKESELEREILKKAVSIFSRGDSKYTNS; from the coding sequence ATGAGTAAAAGAGAAAGAAGGTCATATGACCACGAATTTAAAACAATGGCTGTAGAGCTGCATTTAAGCGGGAAGACCAGTACCGCTGTTGGGAAAGAATTAGGCATTGGTCCTGATTTAGTAAGGAGATGGTCACGTGAAATGAAGACGAATGGCGCTGCCAGTTTTCCAGGAAATGGGAAACAGAACCTTTCAGAAGAACAAAAAGAAATTCATGCCTTGAGGAAAGCCTTAAAGGAATCTGAGCTTGAAAGGGAAATCCTAAAAAAGGCGGTAAGCATCTTTTCCAGGGGAGACAGCAAATATACCAATTCATAA
- a CDS encoding IS3 family transposase, with protein sequence MDHRKEYAVEKMCRTFNVARNSFYEWKKEKQLKLAQQRAILLKEIKTVHELSNGTYGSPRITLDLRKKGFAVSRPRVARIMKDHGIRSVVSKKFKVCTTDSNHGFSISPNVLDRSFKPESPSKSWVSDITYIRTNEAWLYLTMIMDLYDRKIIGWSMSTSMHAYETVVPAWRMALINRPVFQELVFHSDRGVQYACKEFRDELGKLNVTQSMSRKGNCWDNAVAESFFKTLKSETGYRKYESIKQAKKGLFEYIEIWYNRTRRHSSLGYLSPEEFYNIHRKSAA encoded by the coding sequence ATGGATCATAGAAAAGAGTATGCTGTTGAAAAGATGTGTAGGACATTTAATGTTGCCAGGAACAGCTTTTATGAGTGGAAGAAGGAGAAACAACTCAAACTGGCTCAACAAAGAGCGATATTGCTAAAGGAAATCAAAACAGTGCATGAGTTAAGCAATGGTACCTATGGAAGTCCTAGAATTACATTAGATCTTAGAAAAAAGGGTTTTGCAGTATCCAGGCCAAGGGTTGCCAGGATCATGAAAGACCACGGAATCAGGAGTGTTGTAAGTAAAAAATTTAAAGTCTGCACAACTGATTCAAACCATGGATTTAGCATCAGTCCTAACGTTCTTGATAGATCTTTTAAACCTGAAAGCCCTTCAAAATCATGGGTATCAGACATAACTTATATCCGGACAAATGAGGCATGGTTATACCTGACCATGATTATGGACTTATATGATAGGAAAATAATAGGATGGTCTATGTCCACTTCGATGCATGCATATGAAACAGTAGTGCCTGCATGGAGGATGGCACTGATAAACAGACCTGTTTTTCAAGAGCTGGTTTTTCATTCAGACAGAGGCGTGCAGTATGCATGCAAAGAGTTCAGGGATGAGCTTGGTAAGCTAAATGTTACTCAGAGCATGAGCAGAAAAGGGAATTGCTGGGACAATGCAGTGGCTGAAAGCTTCTTCAAAACCCTGAAATCTGAAACTGGTTACCGGAAATATGAATCAATAAAGCAGGCAAAAAAGGGATTGTTTGAATACATTGAGATATGGTACAACAGGACCAGAAGACATTCCTCTCTTGGATATCTTTCTCCTGAAGAATTTTATAATATTCATAGAAAAAGTGCTGCGTAA
- a CDS encoding tetratricopeptide repeat protein: MRKIQFIIIAALCLWATAVVAQESEVDSVRSQLHYDSAQVNYNNENYEEAIHHYEKAIEYDPHYATAYLKKAEILYNYKELKREASEIFDLVLRSDSNNVGARIYRAEHNYNIDNYELSLSDIKYALNLDSTNSRLYELAAYNYFLLKEEKEKAIYYGLKAQEHGSRDPHTFYILGASSYILDEYENATLYSLKALEFGATNVRLYYILAYSNFTLKNYKQAISFFTKYIQSQDDAFLGQALLLKGKAYVLSGHYDSGIEDLQYAFKEYWKDSDSDNDKVDIFTCLGDAYKGKQEYEKAIENYINALDYLNRIDKIQFIKRRVVPLVNTAELSKDTYEELIVINDQWIDETLSGEMDFVDSAYVNDTYFVNSMICSKMEAFERALVYMDKSVDSQKQSGDPNAYIQSLYDRVRIMVFYRPENEEEHLRPEYKESLLGDLKEISQLYGETPPDVYIFRSIIHWFYSDYIAAFENVNNFVNRFPDQTNGYLLRGGYNIYFDSPRYNMVEKDIEALKKLADRGIDLEEANNAINLLKLCYLSWKGEMDKACQLNKAHNILPKEAREPLCNGSISKEVIRDLFYITCLKIILDATISH; this comes from the coding sequence ATGAGGAAAATACAATTCATTATTATAGCAGCACTTTGTTTATGGGCTACAGCTGTAGTAGCTCAGGAGTCGGAGGTTGACTCTGTCCGGAGTCAACTACATTATGATTCTGCACAGGTAAATTACAATAATGAGAATTATGAAGAAGCTATTCACCATTATGAAAAAGCCATAGAATATGATCCTCATTACGCTACGGCTTATTTAAAAAAAGCTGAAATACTATATAATTACAAAGAATTAAAAAGAGAGGCAAGTGAGATTTTTGATCTGGTACTTCGGTCGGATAGCAACAATGTAGGAGCACGTATTTATCGGGCAGAACATAATTACAATATTGATAATTATGAGCTGTCTTTGAGCGATATCAAATATGCGTTAAATCTGGATAGTACAAATTCCCGCTTATATGAGTTGGCTGCCTATAACTATTTCTTATTAAAAGAAGAAAAAGAGAAGGCTATCTATTACGGTTTAAAAGCTCAGGAACATGGATCAAGGGATCCTCACACATTTTATATTTTAGGTGCTAGCAGTTATATCTTGGATGAATATGAGAATGCAACCCTCTACTCTTTAAAAGCACTGGAGTTTGGTGCTACAAATGTTCGTTTATATTACATATTAGCATATAGCAATTTTACTCTAAAAAATTACAAACAGGCCATATCCTTTTTCACAAAATATATACAATCACAAGACGATGCTTTTTTAGGTCAAGCTTTATTATTAAAGGGGAAAGCATATGTTCTTTCTGGCCACTACGATTCAGGTATTGAAGACCTTCAATATGCTTTTAAGGAGTATTGGAAAGATAGCGATAGTGATAATGACAAAGTTGATATTTTTACATGTTTGGGAGATGCATACAAAGGAAAGCAGGAGTATGAAAAGGCTATTGAAAATTATATTAATGCTCTTGATTATTTGAACCGGATAGATAAAATCCAATTCATCAAGAGACGTGTTGTCCCTTTAGTAAATACTGCTGAGCTGTCAAAAGATACTTATGAGGAGCTAATCGTTATTAACGATCAATGGATAGATGAGACGTTGTCTGGCGAAATGGACTTCGTCGATTCCGCATATGTCAATGATACCTATTTTGTTAATTCAATGATTTGCTCCAAAATGGAAGCGTTTGAAAGGGCTTTGGTTTACATGGACAAATCGGTTGATTCTCAAAAACAGTCTGGTGATCCAAATGCGTATATACAAAGCTTATATGACAGGGTAAGGATAATGGTTTTCTACAGACCAGAAAATGAAGAAGAACACCTGCGTCCTGAGTATAAAGAATCTTTGTTAGGTGATCTTAAAGAAATTAGTCAATTGTATGGAGAAACACCGCCTGACGTATATATATTTAGGAGCATTATTCATTGGTTTTACTCAGACTATATAGCAGCTTTTGAAAACGTCAATAATTTTGTTAACCGGTTTCCGGACCAAACGAATGGTTACCTCCTTAGGGGTGGGTATAATATATATTTTGATTCACCACGTTACAATATGGTGGAAAAAGATATTGAAGCACTTAAAAAATTAGCTGATCGAGGTATAGATCTCGAGGAAGCTAACAATGCTATTAATTTGTTGAAACTTTGCTACCTGTCATGGAAAGGGGAGATGGATAAAGCATGTCAGTTAAACAAGGCTCATAACATATTGCCAAAGGAGGCACGTGAACCTTTATGTAATGGGAGCATTTCGAAGGAGGTGATTAGAGATCTGTTTTACATAACATGTCTTAAAATAATTTTGGATGCCACTATAAGTCATTAA
- a CDS encoding amino acid permease, with translation MSGKGPQKSRFTRSLSLTGALSIGLGTMIGAGLFVLSGPAAEQTGPAVTLSYLIAGLICLPIAMIVSELATAMPQAGGSYHLVMNTIGPIAGTIVGLANWLGLMFAGGFYLIGIAQYLSEYINIPLWIIVAATGGLFTILNVFGAHYTGRAQQIIVFVLLLILAYYIIFGWQQADASLREPFMPEGFTSVLGTVGLIIVSFTGFEKISTTAGEIKKPSRNLPIAIIGSVAIATIFYFLIMHVTTSVVPHHEFAAFKAPLVDTASRFLDSPAGIFIIWAGALLAMASSSNAAITTATRINFAMSRDRVLPHYFDIIHQKFGTPYRSVIITGITSIVLAEVGNIEELAKISSAMFMVSYALIAWGLIRMRRLQPDWYKPDFRVPWVPVLPALAGLTALAVIGFMDFIPQIAGIAFAIFGIGWYYLWVRKHHKR, from the coding sequence ATGTCAGGAAAAGGCCCACAAAAAAGCCGGTTTACAAGAAGTTTAAGCCTCACGGGAGCCTTGTCCATAGGGTTGGGCACCATGATTGGGGCCGGCTTGTTTGTCTTATCCGGGCCAGCCGCAGAGCAAACAGGCCCTGCCGTTACCCTCTCCTATCTGATTGCCGGATTAATCTGCCTGCCTATAGCAATGATAGTATCGGAACTGGCAACAGCCATGCCACAAGCCGGAGGAAGTTATCACCTGGTGATGAATACCATTGGCCCTATAGCAGGCACTATTGTAGGATTAGCCAATTGGCTAGGGCTCATGTTTGCCGGCGGGTTTTACCTGATCGGAATTGCTCAGTACCTCTCCGAATATATAAACATACCACTGTGGATCATAGTAGCAGCAACAGGAGGCTTATTTACAATTTTAAACGTTTTTGGAGCTCATTACACCGGAAGGGCGCAACAAATTATTGTGTTTGTTCTTCTGCTCATCCTCGCCTACTATATCATTTTTGGCTGGCAACAGGCTGACGCCTCCTTACGCGAACCTTTTATGCCGGAAGGCTTCACAAGTGTTTTAGGAACAGTAGGACTTATCATAGTTTCTTTCACAGGTTTTGAAAAAATTTCAACCACAGCCGGGGAAATTAAAAAGCCATCACGCAATCTCCCCATTGCCATTATCGGCTCTGTAGCAATTGCAACCATTTTCTATTTTCTTATTATGCATGTAACTACCAGCGTAGTTCCACACCATGAATTTGCAGCCTTCAAGGCTCCCCTTGTCGATACCGCCAGCAGGTTTCTGGACAGTCCTGCCGGTATCTTTATAATCTGGGCAGGAGCTTTATTAGCTATGGCATCATCATCCAATGCTGCTATTACAACCGCCACCCGCATCAACTTTGCCATGAGCCGGGACAGAGTGCTACCCCACTACTTTGACATCATACACCAGAAATTTGGCACACCTTACCGCTCGGTAATTATTACCGGCATCACTTCCATCGTACTTGCAGAAGTGGGCAACATAGAAGAGCTGGCCAAAATCTCTAGTGCTATGTTCATGGTTTCTTATGCCCTCATAGCATGGGGACTCATCCGAATGCGACGCTTACAACCTGACTGGTACAAGCCAGACTTCCGCGTCCCCTGGGTTCCGGTGCTTCCTGCCCTGGCTGGGTTAACAGCTCTTGCCGTCATAGGGTTTATGGACTTTATACCCCAAATTGCAGGAATAGCATTTGCTATTTTTGGTATTGGTTGGTACTACCTCTGGGTGCGCAAACACCACAAGAGGTAA
- a CDS encoding MBL fold metallo-hydrolase gives MKVTFLGTGTSQGIPVIACDCEVCKSLDYRDKRLRTSIHIEVDGKSFVVDTGPDFRQQVLRERINKLHAVLFTHEHKDHLAGLDDIRAFNYHQKTDIPVFASKRVAERIKVEFAYAFSEIKYPGVPQISLNELKNKPFDLCGVDITPIEVLHYKLPVFGFRIKDFTYITDANYIAPEELEKIKGSKVIVLNALQKQEHISHYNLEQAIEVLTQLEPEKAYLTHIAHKMGLHKDISKELPDFIELAWDGLKINL, from the coding sequence TTGAAAGTAACCTTTTTAGGCACCGGGACATCTCAGGGCATACCTGTAATAGCATGTGATTGTGAAGTTTGTAAATCATTAGACTACAGAGACAAGCGTCTAAGAACTTCTATACATATCGAAGTTGATGGCAAAAGCTTTGTCGTTGACACAGGGCCAGATTTTAGACAGCAGGTTTTACGTGAAAGGATCAACAAGTTACATGCTGTCCTATTTACCCATGAACACAAAGACCATTTAGCTGGACTTGACGATATTCGTGCTTTTAACTACCACCAAAAAACGGACATTCCCGTGTTTGCTAGCAAGCGTGTTGCAGAACGGATTAAAGTTGAGTTTGCCTACGCTTTTTCTGAAATCAAATATCCTGGCGTGCCACAAATTTCCCTTAACGAGTTAAAGAACAAGCCCTTTGACCTATGTGGCGTTGACATAACCCCCATTGAGGTTCTTCATTACAAATTACCTGTTTTTGGTTTCCGCATAAAAGACTTTACCTACATTACCGATGCCAATTACATCGCCCCTGAAGAACTTGAAAAGATAAAAGGCTCAAAAGTAATTGTATTAAATGCTCTTCAAAAGCAAGAACATATATCCCATTATAACCTTGAGCAAGCAATAGAAGTGCTTACGCAATTGGAGCCAGAAAAAGCGTACCTTACCCACATTGCGCACAAGATGGGGCTGCACAAAGACATCAGCAAAGAACTCCCAGACTTCATTGAACTGGCTTGGGATGGCTTGAAAATTAACCTATAA